The sequence below is a genomic window from Sphingomonas jaspsi DSM 18422.
AGGCTGAACACCGGGATGCCGAGGCGGGGGTCCACCTCGTCCGGGGTTTCCATCATATTGTCCTGCTTGTCGCCCTTCAGGCCATGCTGTGGGCCCATGGCGGCCGACAGGTTGACGCCATCTAGAGCAGCGAGGGCGTCGAGGCTGTGGACGAGGTCGCGGGTGACCGAGGCCGGGTGCGCCAGCAGGCACACGCGCTTGCCCGCCAGCGGGGCGCGTAGCGCCTTGTCTTCGAGCAGGCGTTCAATCCCCAGCTTCATTCGGCACTCACTCCATCGAACAACAGGTTGCGGACCGCATCCGCGTGGAAATCGGGCTTGCCCGGCGCGAATCCGGTCGACCAGTAGCGGATCTGCCCGTCGGCCTCCTCGATGACAGCGGTCAGGCCGACATGGGCGGGATTGGGAAGTTCAGCGTCAATCTTCGCTTCGAGCGTGAAGCCTTGGGAATCGCTGGTAAAGGCGATTTCGACCGACGCCTCGGCGTTGGCCATGCCTTCGCGGTATCCATCGAAGCGATAAGCAGCCCATTCGCCCGATGGCGACAGGTTGAACTCGAGATAAGACGCCGCCTCGCCCGCCACAAACAGTTCGCAGCAGGTCGTGCGCCATAGGTTGTCGGCCCGGGCAGGCGTCGCGGGGGCCGGGATACGCAGCTTGGCCGGATCGCCATCGACCCGAAACCGCGCCACCGCCCCGCCAGGCACACGGCGAAGTTCGGCGTCGATCGACTGGACCGTGCCGGGCGGCGTATCGGGATGGCGGACGAGCAGCGTCATGGGTGGCCCGCTATCGCCCGCCAATCGGCCCCATGCAAGCGCCCACTTGGGCGAGACGCGATGGCCTGCTAAGGCCCCGCGCCATGACGTTTTCCTCTTCGCTCCTAAAGCTGCTCGACGAGCGCG
It includes:
- a CDS encoding DOMON-like domain-containing protein; the encoded protein is MTLLVRHPDTPPGTVQSIDAELRRVPGGAVARFRVDGDPAKLRIPAPATPARADNLWRTTCCELFVAGEAASYLEFNLSPSGEWAAYRFDGYREGMANAEASVEIAFTSDSQGFTLEAKIDAELPNPAHVGLTAVIEEADGQIRYWSTGFAPGKPDFHADAVRNLLFDGVSAE